In Bombus affinis isolate iyBomAffi1 chromosome 11, iyBomAffi1.2, whole genome shotgun sequence, one genomic interval encodes:
- the LOC126921812 gene encoding myosin-VIIa isoform X5 — protein sequence MSRSAIGVLDIFGFENFSHNSFEQFCINYANENLQQFFVQHIFKLEQEEYNHEGINWQHIEFVDNQDALDLIAIKQLNIMALIDEESKFPKGTDQTMLAKIHKTHGSHRNYLKPKSDINTSFGLNHFAGVVFYDTRSFLEKNRDTFSADLLQLIHISSNKFLQACFAEDIGMGSETRKRAPTLSTQFKKSLDSLMKTLCSCQPFFIRCIKPNEYKKPMMFDRGLCCRQLRYSGMMETIRIRRAGYPIRHSFPEFVERYRFLIPGIPPAHKVDCHAVTSKICHIVLGRSDYQLGHTKVFLKDAHDLFLEQERDRVLTRKILILQRNIRGWVYRRRFLRMRAAATVVEKYWRGYAQRQRYKRMRIGYMRLQALIRSRVLSHRFRHLRGHIVALQARARGYLVRKMYQKKLWAIVKIQAHVRRLIAQRRYKKIKYEYRLHVEALRLRKKEERELKDQGNKRAKEIAEQNYRERMQELERKEIEMELEDRRRMEIKKNLINDAAKKQDEPVDDSKLVEAMFDFLPDSSSEAPTPARETSVFNDLPAPKADQQEIISPVQTASEDEEDLSEFKFQKFAATYFQGNITHQYSRKPLKHPLLPLHTQGDQLAAQALWITILRFTGDLPEPRFHTMDRDTTSVMSKVTATLGRNFIRSKEFQEAQMMGVDPETFLRQKPRSIRHKLVSLTLKRKNKLGEDVRRKLQEDEYTADSYQSWLEARPTSNLEKLHFIIGHGILRAELRDEIYCQICKQLTNNPSKSSHARGWILLSLCVGCFAPSEKFVNYLRAFIREGPPGYAPYCEDRLKRTFNNGTRNQPPSWLELQATKSKKPIMLPITFMDGNTKTLLADSATTARELCNQLSDKISLRDQFGFSLYIALFDKVSSLGSGGDHVMDAISQCEQYAKEQGAQERNAPWRLFFRKEIFAPWHEPTEDQVATNLIYQQVVRGVKFGEYRCDKEEDLAMIAAQQYYIEYHTDMNVDRLYTLLPNYIPDYCLTGIDKAIDRWGHLVLQAYKKSYYLKEKVPALRVKEDIVGYAKFKWPLLFSRFYEAYRNSGPNLPKNDVIIAVNWTGVYVVDDQEQVLLELSFPEITTVSSQKTNKMFTQTFNLSTVRGEEFTFQSPNAEDIRDLVVYFLEGLKKRSKYVIALQDYKAPGEGSSFLTFQKGDLIILEDESTGETVLNSGWCIGTCERTGEKGDFPAETVYVLPSLTKPPNDILSLFSIEGTENGRKLYPQQVNGVESRDKPHTLLEYAIDHFRTPPKRTMSKALTLTTARRGHTDELWHHSRDPIKQPLLKKLISKEELAEEACFAFNAILKYMGDLPTKRPRIGNEYTDLIFDGPLKNEILRDEIYCQIMKQLTDNRNRLSEERGWELMWLATGLFTCSQSLLKELTLFLRTRRHPISQDSLQRLQKTLRNGQRKYPPHQVEVEAIQHKTTQIFHKVYFPDDTDEAFEVDSSTRAKDFCQNIAQRLNLRSAEGFSLFVKIADKVISVPEGDFFFDFVRHLTDWIRKARPSRDGVSPQFTYQVFFMKKLWTNTVPGKDRNADLIFHFHQELPKLLRGYHKCTKEEASRLAALVYRVRFGESKQELQAIPQMLRELIPGDLVKVQSSNDWKRSIIAAYNQDAGMSPEDAKITFLKIVYRWPTFGSAFFEVKQSTEPNYPELLLIAINKHGVSLIHPQTKDILVTHPFTRISNWSSGNTYFHMTIGNLVRGSKLLCETSLGYKMDDLLTSYISLMLTNMNKQRTIRIK from the exons ATGTCCAGAAGCGCCATAGGTGTATTGGATATATTCGGCTTTGAAAATTTCAGTCACAATAGCTTCGAGCAGTTTTGCATCAACTATGCCAATGAAAATCTGCAACAATTCTTCGTGCAACATATCTTTAAGCTGGAACAAGAAGAATACAATCACGAAGGTATCAACTGGCAGCATATCGAGTTCGTCGACAATCAGGATGCGCTCGATTTGATAGCTATCAAGCAGTTGAACATTATGGCCTTGATAGACGAAGAATCAAAGTTTCCGAAAGGTACGGACCAAACCATGTTAGCTAAGATACACAAAACGCACGGCAGTCATCGGAATTATTTAAAACCAAAATCAGATATCAATACGTCGTTCGGCCTTAATCACTTCGCCGGTGTCGTGTTCTACGATACCAGAAGCTTCCTCGAGAAGAACAGGGACACGTTTAGCGCCGATTTATTGCAGCTGATTCATATATCGTCGAATAAATTTTTGCAAGCCTGTTTCGCCGAGGACATCGGTATGGGATCAGAGACTAGGAAACGAGCACCTACTCTGTCCACTCAGTTCAAGAAATCCTTGGACTCCCTGATGAAAACATTGTGCAGTTGCCAACCTTTCTTCATCAGATGTATCAAACCAAACGAGTACAAGAAACCGATGATGTTCGACAGAGGACTTTGTTGTCGACAATTGAGATACTCCGGTATGATGGAAACGATTCGAATTCGTAGAGCTGGTTATCCTATCAGACATTCCTTCCCGGAGTTCGTGGAGAGATATCGGTTTCTCATTCCGGGTATACCTCCGGCGCATAAGGTCGACTGCCATGCGGTTACATCCAAAATCTGTCACATAGTATTGGGAAGATCGGATTATCAACTCGGGCATACAAAAGTGTTTCTCAAAGACGCTCACGACTTGTTCTTGGAGCAGGAACGCGATCGCGTTTTAACGCGGAAGATTCTAATCCTACAACGCAACATACGTGGCTGGGTTTACAGAAGAAGATTCCTTCGCATGAGAGCAGCCGCAACTGTCGTCGAAAAGTACTGGAGGGGCTACGCGCAACGACAACGATACAAACGTATGCGTATCGGCTATATGCGACTTCAAGCGCTGATCAGATCGCGAGTGTTATCGCACAGATTCAGGCATCTCAGGGGACACATAGTCGCTCTTCAAGCCCGAGCCAGAGGCTACCTGGTACGGAAAATGTACCAAAAGAAATTGTGGGCGATCGTGAAGATACAAGCTCACGTTCGAAGATTGATCGCCCAAAGACGCTACAAAAAGATCAAGTATGAGTATCGGTTGCACGTCGAAGCGTTGAGGCTTCGAAAGAAAGAAGAGCGGGAGTTGAAGGACCAAGGGAATAAACGGGCGAAAGAAATTGCCGAGCAGAACTATAGAGAACGAATGCAAGAATTGGAAAGAAAAGAGATAGAGATGGAACTGGAAGACCGGCGCAGAATGGAGATTAAGAAGAATCTAATAAACGATGCAGCCAAAAAACAAGACGAACCGGTCGACGATAGTAAATTGGTCGAGGCGATGTTTGATTTTCTACCGGATTCGAGCAGCGAGGCTCCAACACCTGCTAGGGAAACCTCTGTGTTCAATGATCTACCTGCGCCAAAGGCAGACCAACAGGAGATCATTAGCCCCGTTCAAACGGCATCGGAGGACGAGGAAGATTTATCGGAATTCAAGTTTCAAAAATTCGCGGCAACTTACTTTCAAGGGAATATTACGCATCAGTATTCGAGGAAGCCTCTGAAACACCCGTTGCTGCCTTTGCACACTCAAGGAGATCAGCTGGCTGCCCAAGCACTTTGGATCACGATACTTCGTTTTACCGGAGACTTACCCGAGCCTAGATTTCACACGATGGACAGAGATACGACCTCGGTCATGTCGAAAGTCACAGCGACTCTTGGTCGTAATTTTATACGAAGCAAAGAGTTCCAAGAGGCGCAAATGATGGGCGTCGATCCGGAAACGTTTCTCAGACAAAAGCCACGATCGATAAGACATAAGTTGGTCTCGTTAACGCTGAAACGAAAAAACAAATTGGGCGAGGATGTCAGGCGGAAACTACAAGAGGACGAATACACGGCGGATAGTTATCAGTCCTGGCTGGAAGCGAGACCTACCTCGAACCTCGAGAAGCTTCATTTCATTATCGGTCATGGAATATTGCGTGCGGAATTAAGAGACGAGATATACTGTCAAATATGCAAACAACTGACCAACAACCCATCCAAGTCGTCGCACGCTCGCGGTTGGATCTTACTATCGCTCTGCGTCGGATGTTTCGCTCCGTCCGAGAAATTCGTCAATTACTTGCGAGCATTCATCAGGGAGGGACCACCCGGATATGCGCCGTACTGCGAGGATCGGCTCAAGAGAACGTTCAACAACGGTACGCGAAACCAACCGCCAAGCTGGTTGGAGCTTCAAGCGACCAAATCCAAGAAACCAATTATGTTGCCGATCACGTTTATGGATGGTAACACCAAAACGCTGCTCGCTGATTCCGCCACCACCGCCAGAGAACTGTGCAATCAGCTCTCCGATAAGATATCGTTGCGCGATCAGTTCGGATTTTCTCTTTATATCGCGTTGTTTGATAAAGTCTCGTCGCTCGGCAGCGGCGGTGACCACGTGATGGATGCCATCTCGCAGTGTGAGCAATACGCCAAGGAACAAGGTGCTCAAGAACGGAATGCTCCGTGGAGATTGTTCTTCAGAAAGGAGATATTCGCGCCTTGGCATGAACCGACCGAAGATCAAGTCGCTACCAATTTAATTTATCAACAGGTGGTTAGGGGAGTAAAATTCGGCGAATATCGTTGCGATAAAGAAGAAGATTTAGCGATGATAGCTGCTCAACAATATTACATCGAATATCACACCGACATGAACGTCGACAGACTTTACACTCTTTTGCCGAATTACATACCGGACTATTGCCTGACCGGTATCGACAAAGCGATCGACAGATGGGGACATCTGGTTCTACAGGCATATAAAAAG AGTTATTATTTAAAGGAGAAGGTACCTGCTTTGCGGGTTAAAGAGGATATCGTCGGTTATGCAAAGTTCAAGTGGCCATTACTCTTTTCTCGCTTCTACGAAGCGTACAGAAATTCCGGGCCGAATTTGCCGAAGAACGACGTTATCATAGCCGTGAATTGGACCGGAGTGTACGTCGTCGACGATCAAGAACAAGTACTTCTCGAATTGTCGTTTCCCGAAATCACCACCGTGTCTAGTCAAAA AACGAATAAAATGTTCACGCAAACGTTCAACTTGTCAACGGTGCGAGGAGAGGAATTCACTTTTCAAAGCCCTAACGCCGAAGACATTCGCGATCTGGTGGTATACTTTTTAGAAGGTTTGAAGAAACGTAGCAAATATGTTATCGCTTTGCAAGATTACAAGGCACCAGGCGAAGGTTCGTCGTTCTTGACCTTTCAAAAGGGGGATCTTATTATTCTGGAGGACGAGAGTACCGGTGAAACTGTCCTTAATTCGGGATGGTGCATCGGCACTTGCGAAAGAACCGGAGAAAAAGGCGATTTTCCAGCCGAGACAGTATACGTTTTGCCCTCGCTAACGAAACCACCAAACGATATTTTA TCCCTATTCAGCATCGAAGGAACGGAAAATGGCCGCAAATTATATCCACAGCAAGTAAACGGAGTAGAATCCCGTGACAAACCTCATACCCTATTAGAATACGCTATTGATCACTTCCG AACACCGCCAAAGAGGACTATGTCAAAGGCGTTGACCCTAACAACAGCGCGACGCGGACACACCGACGAATTGTGGCATCATTCCAGAGATCCTATTAAACAACCTCTCTTAAAAAAGTTGATATCGAAAGAAGAGTTAGCCGAGGAAGCGTGTTTCGCTTTTAACGCGATCTTGAAATACATGGGTGATTTGCCAACGAAAAGACCGCGTATCGGCAACGAGTATACGGATCTTATTTTTGACGGACCATTGAAAAACGAAATTCTTCGAGACGAAATTTATTGTCAAATCATGAAACAACTAACCGATAATCGAAATAGACTGAGCGAAGAACGTGGTTGGGAATTGATGTGGCTTGCCACCGGCCTCTTCACTTGCAGCCAAAGTcttttaaaa GAATTGACTCTGTTTTTACGCACGAGACGGCATCCCATATCTCAGGATTCTTTACAAAGGCTACAAAAAACCTTACGTAACGGTCAACGAAAGTATCCTCCACACCAAGTGGAAGTAGAAGCTATACAGCACAAAACAACGCAAATATTTCACAAAGTTTACTTTCCTGACGACACGGACGAA GCGTTCGAAGTGGATTCGTCAACGAGAGCTAAAGATTTTTGTCAAAATATAGCGCAAAGACTGAACTTACGCTCTGCAGAAGGATTCAGTCTGTTTGTGAAGATTGCCGATAAAGTCATCTCGGTTCCAGAAGGAGATTTCTTCTTCGACTTTGTACGACATTTGACGGATTGGATAAGAAAAGCTCGACCCTCTCGCGATG GTGTATCGCCTCAATTTACGTATCAAGTATTTTTCATGAAGAAATTGTGGACCAACACTGTTCCTGGTAAAGACAGGAACGCAGACCTCATTTTCCACTTTCACCAGGAGCTTCCTAAATTATTAAGAG GTTACCATAAATGTACCAAGGAAGAAGCATCCAGATTAGCAGCACTAGTGTACAGAGTTCGTTTTGGTGAAAGCAAGCAGGAACTTCAAGCTATTCC
- the LOC126921812 gene encoding myosin-VIIa isoform X4 — protein sequence MHATSVQGVEDMISLGDLHEAGILRNLLIRYNENLIYTYTGSILVAVNPYQILPIYTAEQIKLYKDRKIGELPPHIFAIGDNSYAHMNRYGQDQCIVISGESGAGKTESTKLILQYLAAISGKHSWIEQQILEANPILEAFGNAKTVRNDNSSRFGKYIDIHFNEQGVIEGAKIEQYLLEKSRIVSQSLDERNYHVFYCMLAGLSKEEKLKLELEDASSYKYLTGGGSITCEGRDDAAEFADIRSAMKVLLFSDMEIWEILKLLAALLHMGNVKYRATVVDNLDATEIPEQTNVQRVAHLLGVPVQSLIDALTRKTIFAHGETVVSTLSRDQSVDIRDAFVKGIYGRLFVHIVKKINEAIYRPKNMSRSAIGVLDIFGFENFSHNSFEQFCINYANENLQQFFVQHIFKLEQEEYNHEGINWQHIEFVDNQDALDLIAIKQLNIMALIDEESKFPKGTDQTMLAKIHKTHGSHRNYLKPKSDINTSFGLNHFAGVVFYDTRSFLEKNRDTFSADLLQLIHISSNKFLQACFAEDIGMGSETRKRAPTLSTQFKKSLDSLMKTLCSCQPFFIRCIKPNEYKKPMMFDRGLCCRQLRYSGMMETIRIRRAGYPIRHSFPEFVERYRFLIPGIPPAHKVDCHAVTSKICHIVLGRSDYQLGHTKVFLKDAHDLFLEQERDRVLTRKILILQRNIRGWVYRRRFLRMRAAATVVEKYWRGYAQRQRYKRMRIGYMRLQALIRSRVLSHRFRHLRGHIVALQARARGYLVRKMYQKKLWAIVKIQAHVRRLIAQRRYKKIKYEYRLHVEALRLRKKEERELKDQGNKRAKEIAEQNYRERMQELERKEIEMELEDRRRMEIKKNLINDAAKKQDEPVDDSKLVEAMFDFLPDSSSEAPTPARETSVFNDLPAPKADQQEIISPVQTASEDEEDLSEFKFQKFAATYFQGNITHQYSRKPLKHPLLPLHTQGDQLAAQALWITILRFTGDLPEPRFHTMDRDTTSVMSKVTATLGRNFIRSKEFQEAQMMGVDPETFLRQKPRSIRHKLVSLTLKRKNKLGEDVRRKLQEDEYTADSYQSWLEARPTSNLEKLHFIIGHGILRAELRDEIYCQICKQLTNNPSKSSHARGWILLSLCVGCFAPSEKFVNYLRAFIREGPPGYAPYCEDRLKRTFNNGTRNQPPSWLELQATKSKKPIMLPITFMDGNTKTLLADSATTARELCNQLSDKISLRDQFGFSLYIALFDKVSSLGSGGDHVMDAISQCEQYAKEQGAQERNAPWRLFFRKEIFAPWHEPTEDQVATNLIYQQVVRGVKFGEYRCDKEEDLAMIAAQQYYIEYHTDMNVDRLYTLLPNYIPDYCLTGIDKAIDRWGHLVLQAYKKSYYLKEKVPALRVKEDIVGYAKFKWPLLFSRFYEAYRNSGPNLPKNDVIIAVNWTGVYVVDDQEQVLLELSFPEITTVSSQKTNKMFTQTFNLSTVRGEEFTFQSPNAEDIRDLVVYFLEGLKKRSKYVIALQDYKAPGEGSSFLTFQKGDLIILEDESTGETVLNSGWCIGTCERTGEKGDFPAETVYVLPSLTKPPNDILSLFSIEGTENGRKLYPQQVNGVESRDKPHTLLEYAIDHFRTPPKRTMSKALTLTTARRGHTDELWHHSRDPIKQPLLKKLISKEELAEEACFAFNAILKYMGDLPTKRPRIGNEYTDLIFDGPLKNEILRDEIYCQIMKQLTDNRNRLSEERGWELMWLATGLFTCSQSLLKELTLFLRTRRHPISQDSLQRLQKTLRNGQRKYPPHQVEVEAIQHKTTQIFHKVYFPDDTDEAFEVDSSTRAKDFCQNIAQRLNLRSAEGFSLFVKIADKVISVPEGDFFFDFVRHLTDWIRKARPSRDGVSPQFTYQVFFMKKLWTNTVPGKDRNADLIFHFHQELPKLLRGYHKCTKEEASRLAALVYRVRFGESKQELQAIPQMLRELIPGDLVKVQSSNDWKRSIIAAYNQDAGMSPEDAKITFLKIVYRWPTFGSAFFEVKQSTEPNYPELLLIAINKHGVSLIHPQTKDILVTHPFTRISNWSSGNTYFHMTIGNLVRGSKLLCETSLGYKMDDLLTSYISLMLTNMNKQRTIRIK from the exons ATGCACGCCACTTCTGTGCAAGGTGTAGAAGACATGATCAGCTTAGGAGACCTCCATGAAGCTGGTATTCTAAGGAATTTGTTGATTCGCTACAACGAGAATCTCATATAT ACCTATACGGGTTCCATTCTAGTCGCCGTGAATCCGTATCAAATATTACCAATTTATACCGCTGAACAAATCAAACTGTACAAGGATCGTAAAATCGGAGAGCTACCGCCACACATATTTGCCATCGGAGATAATAGTTACGCGCATATGAATCGATACGGTCAAGATCAGTGCATAGTGATCAG CGGGGAAAGCGGAGCCGGCAAAACGGAAAGTACAAAACTAATTTTGCAATATTTGGCAGCGATTAGTGGCAAGCATTCTTGGATCGAACAGCAAATTTTGGAAGCAAATCCCATCTTGGAAG CGTTCGGCAATGCCAAGACGGTACGAAACGACAATTCGTCTCGCTTTGGAAAATACATCGACATTCATTTCAACGAGCAAGGGGTGATAGAAGGAGCAAAGATCGAGCAATATCTTTTGGAGAAATCGCGAATAGTCTCGCAAagcctggacgagagaaattatCATGTATTCTATTGTATGCTGGCTGGTCTTTCGAAAGAAGAGAAGTTGAAACTGGAACTGGAAGATGCCTCTTCGTACAAGTATCTAACGGGG GGTGGTAGTATCACGTGCGAGGGGCGGGACGATGCCGCGGAGTTTGCCGACATTAGATCAGCCATGAAAGTTTTGCTGTTTTCCGACATGGAAATATGGGAGATACTTAAGCTGTTGGCTGCCCTATTGCACATGGGAAACGTCAAATACAGAGCCACCGTCGTAG ATAATTTGGACGCTACTGAAATTCCTGAACAGACAAATGTGCAGAGGGTAGCGCACTTACTGGGTGTACCCGTTCAATCTTTGATAGACGCTCTAACTCGAAAAACGATATTCGCTCACGGTGAGACTGTT GTGTCTACGTTGTCCAGGGACCAATCGGTGGATATCAGAGACGCGTTCGTCAAGGGAATATACGGACGATTGTTCGTACATATCGTGAAAAAGATAAACGAAGCGATCTATAGGCCCAAGAACATGTCCAGAAGCGCCATAGGTGTATTGGATATATTCGGCTTTGAAAATTTCAGTCACAATAGCTTCGAGCAGTTTTGCATCAACTATGCCAATGAAAATCTGCAACAATTCTTCGTGCAACATATCTTTAAGCTGGAACAAGAAGAATACAATCACGAAGGTATCAACTGGCAGCATATCGAGTTCGTCGACAATCAGGATGCGCTCGATTTGATAGCTATCAAGCAGTTGAACATTATGGCCTTGATAGACGAAGAATCAAAGTTTCCGAAAGGTACGGACCAAACCATGTTAGCTAAGATACACAAAACGCACGGCAGTCATCGGAATTATTTAAAACCAAAATCAGATATCAATACGTCGTTCGGCCTTAATCACTTCGCCGGTGTCGTGTTCTACGATACCAGAAGCTTCCTCGAGAAGAACAGGGACACGTTTAGCGCCGATTTATTGCAGCTGATTCATATATCGTCGAATAAATTTTTGCAAGCCTGTTTCGCCGAGGACATCGGTATGGGATCAGAGACTAGGAAACGAGCACCTACTCTGTCCACTCAGTTCAAGAAATCCTTGGACTCCCTGATGAAAACATTGTGCAGTTGCCAACCTTTCTTCATCAGATGTATCAAACCAAACGAGTACAAGAAACCGATGATGTTCGACAGAGGACTTTGTTGTCGACAATTGAGATACTCCGGTATGATGGAAACGATTCGAATTCGTAGAGCTGGTTATCCTATCAGACATTCCTTCCCGGAGTTCGTGGAGAGATATCGGTTTCTCATTCCGGGTATACCTCCGGCGCATAAGGTCGACTGCCATGCGGTTACATCCAAAATCTGTCACATAGTATTGGGAAGATCGGATTATCAACTCGGGCATACAAAAGTGTTTCTCAAAGACGCTCACGACTTGTTCTTGGAGCAGGAACGCGATCGCGTTTTAACGCGGAAGATTCTAATCCTACAACGCAACATACGTGGCTGGGTTTACAGAAGAAGATTCCTTCGCATGAGAGCAGCCGCAACTGTCGTCGAAAAGTACTGGAGGGGCTACGCGCAACGACAACGATACAAACGTATGCGTATCGGCTATATGCGACTTCAAGCGCTGATCAGATCGCGAGTGTTATCGCACAGATTCAGGCATCTCAGGGGACACATAGTCGCTCTTCAAGCCCGAGCCAGAGGCTACCTGGTACGGAAAATGTACCAAAAGAAATTGTGGGCGATCGTGAAGATACAAGCTCACGTTCGAAGATTGATCGCCCAAAGACGCTACAAAAAGATCAAGTATGAGTATCGGTTGCACGTCGAAGCGTTGAGGCTTCGAAAGAAAGAAGAGCGGGAGTTGAAGGACCAAGGGAATAAACGGGCGAAAGAAATTGCCGAGCAGAACTATAGAGAACGAATGCAAGAATTGGAAAGAAAAGAGATAGAGATGGAACTGGAAGACCGGCGCAGAATGGAGATTAAGAAGAATCTAATAAACGATGCAGCCAAAAAACAAGACGAACCGGTCGACGATAGTAAATTGGTCGAGGCGATGTTTGATTTTCTACCGGATTCGAGCAGCGAGGCTCCAACACCTGCTAGGGAAACCTCTGTGTTCAATGATCTACCTGCGCCAAAGGCAGACCAACAGGAGATCATTAGCCCCGTTCAAACGGCATCGGAGGACGAGGAAGATTTATCGGAATTCAAGTTTCAAAAATTCGCGGCAACTTACTTTCAAGGGAATATTACGCATCAGTATTCGAGGAAGCCTCTGAAACACCCGTTGCTGCCTTTGCACACTCAAGGAGATCAGCTGGCTGCCCAAGCACTTTGGATCACGATACTTCGTTTTACCGGAGACTTACCCGAGCCTAGATTTCACACGATGGACAGAGATACGACCTCGGTCATGTCGAAAGTCACAGCGACTCTTGGTCGTAATTTTATACGAAGCAAAGAGTTCCAAGAGGCGCAAATGATGGGCGTCGATCCGGAAACGTTTCTCAGACAAAAGCCACGATCGATAAGACATAAGTTGGTCTCGTTAACGCTGAAACGAAAAAACAAATTGGGCGAGGATGTCAGGCGGAAACTACAAGAGGACGAATACACGGCGGATAGTTATCAGTCCTGGCTGGAAGCGAGACCTACCTCGAACCTCGAGAAGCTTCATTTCATTATCGGTCATGGAATATTGCGTGCGGAATTAAGAGACGAGATATACTGTCAAATATGCAAACAACTGACCAACAACCCATCCAAGTCGTCGCACGCTCGCGGTTGGATCTTACTATCGCTCTGCGTCGGATGTTTCGCTCCGTCCGAGAAATTCGTCAATTACTTGCGAGCATTCATCAGGGAGGGACCACCCGGATATGCGCCGTACTGCGAGGATCGGCTCAAGAGAACGTTCAACAACGGTACGCGAAACCAACCGCCAAGCTGGTTGGAGCTTCAAGCGACCAAATCCAAGAAACCAATTATGTTGCCGATCACGTTTATGGATGGTAACACCAAAACGCTGCTCGCTGATTCCGCCACCACCGCCAGAGAACTGTGCAATCAGCTCTCCGATAAGATATCGTTGCGCGATCAGTTCGGATTTTCTCTTTATATCGCGTTGTTTGATAAAGTCTCGTCGCTCGGCAGCGGCGGTGACCACGTGATGGATGCCATCTCGCAGTGTGAGCAATACGCCAAGGAACAAGGTGCTCAAGAACGGAATGCTCCGTGGAGATTGTTCTTCAGAAAGGAGATATTCGCGCCTTGGCATGAACCGACCGAAGATCAAGTCGCTACCAATTTAATTTATCAACAGGTGGTTAGGGGAGTAAAATTCGGCGAATATCGTTGCGATAAAGAAGAAGATTTAGCGATGATAGCTGCTCAACAATATTACATCGAATATCACACCGACATGAACGTCGACAGACTTTACACTCTTTTGCCGAATTACATACCGGACTATTGCCTGACCGGTATCGACAAAGCGATCGACAGATGGGGACATCTGGTTCTACAGGCATATAAAAAG AGTTATTATTTAAAGGAGAAGGTACCTGCTTTGCGGGTTAAAGAGGATATCGTCGGTTATGCAAAGTTCAAGTGGCCATTACTCTTTTCTCGCTTCTACGAAGCGTACAGAAATTCCGGGCCGAATTTGCCGAAGAACGACGTTATCATAGCCGTGAATTGGACCGGAGTGTACGTCGTCGACGATCAAGAACAAGTACTTCTCGAATTGTCGTTTCCCGAAATCACCACCGTGTCTAGTCAAAA AACGAATAAAATGTTCACGCAAACGTTCAACTTGTCAACGGTGCGAGGAGAGGAATTCACTTTTCAAAGCCCTAACGCCGAAGACATTCGCGATCTGGTGGTATACTTTTTAGAAGGTTTGAAGAAACGTAGCAAATATGTTATCGCTTTGCAAGATTACAAGGCACCAGGCGAAGGTTCGTCGTTCTTGACCTTTCAAAAGGGGGATCTTATTATTCTGGAGGACGAGAGTACCGGTGAAACTGTCCTTAATTCGGGATGGTGCATCGGCACTTGCGAAAGAACCGGAGAAAAAGGCGATTTTCCAGCCGAGACAGTATACGTTTTGCCCTCGCTAACGAAACCACCAAACGATATTTTA TCCCTATTCAGCATCGAAGGAACGGAAAATGGCCGCAAATTATATCCACAGCAAGTAAACGGAGTAGAATCCCGTGACAAACCTCATACCCTATTAGAATACGCTATTGATCACTTCCG AACACCGCCAAAGAGGACTATGTCAAAGGCGTTGACCCTAACAACAGCGCGACGCGGACACACCGACGAATTGTGGCATCATTCCAGAGATCCTATTAAACAACCTCTCTTAAAAAAGTTGATATCGAAAGAAGAGTTAGCCGAGGAAGCGTGTTTCGCTTTTAACGCGATCTTGAAATACATGGGTGATTTGCCAACGAAAAGACCGCGTATCGGCAACGAGTATACGGATCTTATTTTTGACGGACCATTGAAAAACGAAATTCTTCGAGACGAAATTTATTGTCAAATCATGAAACAACTAACCGATAATCGAAATAGACTGAGCGAAGAACGTGGTTGGGAATTGATGTGGCTTGCCACCGGCCTCTTCACTTGCAGCCAAAGTcttttaaaa GAATTGACTCTGTTTTTACGCACGAGACGGCATCCCATATCTCAGGATTCTTTACAAAGGCTACAAAAAACCTTACGTAACGGTCAACGAAAGTATCCTCCACACCAAGTGGAAGTAGAAGCTATACAGCACAAAACAACGCAAATATTTCACAAAGTTTACTTTCCTGACGACACGGACGAA GCGTTCGAAGTGGATTCGTCAACGAGAGCTAAAGATTTTTGTCAAAATATAGCGCAAAGACTGAACTTACGCTCTGCAGAAGGATTCAGTCTGTTTGTGAAGATTGCCGATAAAGTCATCTCGGTTCCAGAAGGAGATTTCTTCTTCGACTTTGTACGACATTTGACGGATTGGATAAGAAAAGCTCGACCCTCTCGCGATG GTGTATCGCCTCAATTTACGTATCAAGTATTTTTCATGAAGAAATTGTGGACCAACACTGTTCCTGGTAAAGACAGGAACGCAGACCTCATTTTCCACTTTCACCAGGAGCTTCCTAAATTATTAAGAG GTTACCATAAATGTACCAAGGAAGAAGCATCCAGATTAGCAGCACTAGTGTACAGAGTTCGTTTTGGTGAAAGCAAGCAGGAACTTCAAGCTATTCC